In a genomic window of Nocardia fluminea:
- a CDS encoding ParA family protein — MSSGPANVSRETTSRVPGMLDSSSFDAETFGNTPFGHISPAETPIAAEAQRASQILHPGKVNVPKPREQRIITIANQKGGVGKTTTTVNLAAALAHQGMTVLVVDLDPQGNASTALGVAHNSGVPSSYELLIGEVAVKDAIQVSPHSERLLCVPATIDLAGAEIELVSMVAREGRLKTAIREAGMVGFDIDYVLIDCPPSLGLLTVNALVAAKEVLIPIQCEYYALEGVGQLLRNIGLVQAHLNPELHVSTVLLTMYDGRTKLADQVAEEVRNHFGDVVLKSMIPRSVKVSEAPGYGMTVLDYDPGSRGAMSYMDAGRELAARAELKQDAS; from the coding sequence ATGTCGAGCGGTCCGGCGAATGTTTCACGGGAAACAACGTCGCGGGTCCCGGGGATGCTGGATTCCAGCAGCTTCGACGCGGAGACGTTCGGGAATACTCCTTTCGGGCACATCTCCCCGGCCGAGACCCCGATCGCGGCGGAAGCGCAACGCGCCAGCCAGATTCTGCATCCAGGAAAGGTCAATGTGCCGAAACCTCGCGAGCAACGGATCATCACTATCGCCAACCAGAAGGGCGGCGTCGGTAAGACGACTACGACGGTCAATCTCGCTGCGGCGCTAGCGCACCAGGGAATGACGGTCCTTGTGGTCGATCTTGATCCGCAGGGCAACGCGAGTACGGCGCTGGGCGTCGCGCACAACTCGGGTGTGCCGTCCAGCTACGAGCTGCTGATCGGTGAAGTGGCGGTCAAGGACGCGATCCAGGTGAGCCCGCACAGCGAGCGTCTGCTGTGTGTCCCGGCCACGATCGACCTCGCCGGCGCGGAGATCGAACTGGTCTCCATGGTCGCCAGGGAAGGTCGTCTGAAGACGGCGATCCGCGAGGCGGGCATGGTCGGCTTCGACATCGATTACGTGCTGATCGACTGCCCGCCCTCCCTCGGTCTGCTCACGGTCAACGCGCTCGTGGCGGCCAAGGAGGTGCTGATCCCGATCCAGTGCGAGTACTACGCGCTGGAAGGCGTGGGTCAGCTGCTGCGCAATATCGGGCTGGTGCAAGCGCACCTCAACCCGGAACTCCATGTGTCGACCGTCCTGCTGACGATGTACGACGGCCGCACGAAGCTGGCCGACCAGGTGGCCGAGGAGGTGCGTAACCACTTCGGCGACGTGGTCCTCAAGTCGATGATCCCGCGCAGCGTGAAGGTCTCGGAGGCGCCGGGCTACGGGATGACCGTGCTCGATTACGATCCAGGCTCGCGCGGTGCGATGAGCTACATGGACGCGGGACGCGAGCTCGCCGCTCGTGCAGAGCTGAAGCAAGACGCGTCTTGA
- a CDS encoding ParB/RepB/Spo0J family partition protein, with translation MSQAKKGGLGRGLAALIPTGPAVAPGLSSAAASVIGINPIGPQPAEAFLHRVPDAEPEPEPEAESDLVSPGGAVYREVPAELIEPNPKQPRQVFEEDALAELVHSIREFGLMQPIVVRRVEPGVDKFQLVMGERRWRACQEAGLATIPAIIRDTDDGSMLRDALLENIHRVQLNPLEEAAAYQQLLEEFDVTHEELATRIGRSRPVVTNMIRLLKLPIPVQRRVAAGVLSAGHARALLGLDAGADAQEVLAARIVAEGLSVRATEEAVTLANRNPSETAPPAPKRKPIHMPGLQEVAERLSGSYDTRVTVSLGKRKGKIVVEFGSVEDLERIVALMDQVGPETSL, from the coding sequence ATGAGTCAGGCGAAAAAGGGCGGTCTCGGTCGCGGGTTGGCCGCATTGATCCCGACGGGTCCGGCCGTGGCGCCGGGCTTGAGTAGTGCCGCCGCGAGCGTGATCGGGATCAACCCGATCGGCCCGCAACCGGCCGAGGCGTTCCTGCATCGTGTTCCGGACGCGGAGCCGGAGCCCGAGCCCGAAGCCGAATCCGATCTGGTCTCCCCCGGCGGCGCGGTGTATCGCGAGGTCCCGGCGGAGCTGATCGAGCCGAACCCGAAGCAGCCGCGTCAGGTCTTCGAAGAAGACGCACTCGCGGAACTCGTGCACTCGATTCGCGAGTTCGGTCTCATGCAGCCGATCGTCGTCCGTCGCGTCGAACCGGGCGTCGACAAGTTCCAGTTGGTCATGGGTGAGCGTCGCTGGCGCGCATGCCAAGAGGCCGGACTCGCCACGATCCCGGCGATCATCCGCGACACCGACGACGGCTCGATGCTGCGCGACGCACTTCTGGAGAACATCCACCGCGTGCAGCTGAACCCCCTCGAGGAGGCGGCGGCCTATCAGCAGCTGCTCGAGGAGTTCGACGTCACCCACGAGGAATTAGCGACGCGAATCGGTCGCTCGCGTCCGGTGGTGACGAATATGATTCGTTTGCTGAAGCTGCCGATTCCCGTGCAGCGTCGGGTGGCCGCCGGGGTGCTCTCGGCCGGACATGCCAGGGCGCTGCTCGGCTTGGATGCCGGCGCGGACGCACAGGAAGTACTGGCGGCGCGGATCGTCGCCGAGGGTTTGTCGGTTCGGGCCACCGAGGAAGCGGTGACCCTCGCCAACCGCAATCCCTCGGAGACCGCTCCCCCGGCGCCGAAGCGCAAGCCGATTCACATGCCGGGTCTTCAGGAAGTGGCCGAGCGGCTGTCGGGTTCCTACGACACCCGGGTCACGGTGAGCCTCGGCAAACGCAAGGGCAAGATCGTTGTCGAGTTCGGGTCCGTCGAAGACCTCGAGCGCATCGTGGCGCTGATGGATCAAGTCGGCCCCGAAACGTCACTGTGA
- a CDS encoding N-acetylmuramoyl-L-alanine amidase — protein MHRLRHGDSGPAVAEVRSTLASLGFLHLPHVETTDGPEYWKDTEAVFDRPLDSAIRAFQQQRGLLVDGVVGPATYRALKEASYRLGARTLIYQLSAPLYGDDVATLQRKLQDLGFYVYRVDGHFGPHTHDGLSAFQREIGLSADGICGPDTLRSLDLLGARVTGGNPHRIAEEEVVHRAGPQLTGKRIVIDPGFGGADKGFAVPTEFGDVYESEILWDLASRLEGRMAATGMETFLSRPWGANPTDVERADTSNAFDADLMISLRCATSDNPSAKGVAGFYWGNSHGSVSMIGQVLAGFIQREVVARTSVQDCRTHQRTWDLLRLTKMPTVQVDLGYLTNDYDASVLTNPRMRDVIAEAILISVKRLYLLGQDDQPTGTYTFAELLAEELAAADAGNAV, from the coding sequence ATGCACCGACTTCGTCACGGCGATTCAGGACCAGCCGTCGCAGAGGTTCGGAGCACCCTCGCAAGCCTCGGCTTCCTGCATCTCCCACACGTCGAAACCACTGACGGACCGGAATATTGGAAGGACACCGAGGCGGTGTTCGATCGGCCCCTCGATTCGGCGATCCGCGCGTTCCAGCAGCAGCGCGGTCTCCTCGTCGACGGGGTGGTCGGTCCGGCCACCTATCGCGCGCTGAAGGAAGCCTCCTACCGGCTGGGTGCTCGCACATTGATCTACCAGTTGTCGGCACCGCTCTACGGTGACGACGTGGCCACCCTGCAGCGCAAGCTGCAGGATCTCGGCTTCTACGTGTACCGGGTGGACGGGCACTTCGGCCCGCACACCCACGACGGACTCAGCGCGTTCCAGCGCGAGATCGGCCTGTCCGCCGACGGCATCTGCGGACCCGACACCTTGCGTTCGCTGGATCTGCTCGGCGCGCGCGTCACCGGTGGCAACCCGCATCGCATCGCAGAGGAAGAAGTGGTGCATCGCGCGGGCCCGCAGCTCACCGGCAAGCGGATCGTCATCGATCCCGGATTCGGCGGCGCCGACAAGGGTTTCGCGGTACCCACCGAGTTCGGGGACGTCTACGAGTCGGAGATCCTGTGGGATCTGGCATCCCGGCTCGAGGGCCGGATGGCCGCGACCGGCATGGAGACCTTTCTGTCCCGGCCGTGGGGTGCCAACCCGACCGATGTCGAACGCGCAGACACCTCCAATGCCTTCGATGCGGATCTGATGATCTCGCTGCGCTGCGCGACCAGTGACAACCCGTCAGCGAAGGGCGTGGCCGGCTTCTACTGGGGCAACTCGCACGGTTCGGTCTCCATGATCGGTCAGGTACTGGCCGGTTTCATCCAGCGTGAAGTGGTGGCCCGAACCTCGGTGCAGGACTGCCGGACTCATCAGCGCACCTGGGACCTGTTGCGTCTGACCAAGATGCCGACCGTCCAGGTGGACCTCGGCTACCTCACCAACGACTACGACGCCTCGGTACTCACCAACCCGCGCATGCGCGACGTGATCGCCGAAGCGATTCTGATCTCGGTGAAGCGTCTCTATCTGCTCGGCCAGGACGACCAGCCGACCGGGACCTACACCTTCGCCGAGTTGCTCGCCGAAGAGCTGGCGGCCGCCGACGCGGGCAACGCCGTCTAG
- the trxA gene encoding thioredoxin, translating to MAESANTITVTDQSFADDVLLSEKPVLVDFWADWCGPCKMVAPVLEEIAGTHAEKLTIAKLDTEANPGTARDYQILSLPTMILFQGGKPVKQIVGAKGKAALLRELEGLI from the coding sequence ATGGCCGAGAGTGCCAACACCATCACCGTCACCGACCAGTCCTTCGCCGACGACGTCCTGCTCAGCGAGAAGCCGGTGCTCGTCGACTTCTGGGCCGACTGGTGCGGCCCGTGCAAGATGGTCGCCCCCGTGCTGGAGGAGATCGCGGGCACCCACGCCGAGAAGCTGACCATCGCCAAGCTCGACACCGAGGCCAACCCCGGCACCGCCCGCGACTACCAGATCCTGTCGCTGCCCACGATGATCTTGTTCCAGGGCGGCAAGCCCGTGAAGCAGATCGTCGGCGCGAAGGGTAAGGCGGCGCTGCTGCGCGAGCTCGAGGGTCTCATCTAA
- the trxB gene encoding thioredoxin-disulfide reductase produces MSTPVRDLIIVGSGPAGYTAAVYAARAELAPLVFEGTQFGGALMTTTEVENFPGFRDGIMGPDLMEQMRDQAKRFGAELRTEDVDAIDLSGTVKKVTVGDETFEAYAVILAMGSAARYLNVPGEQDLLGRGVSACATCDGFFFKGQDIVVVGGGDSAMEEATFLTKFAASVTIVHRREEFRASRIMLERAKANEKIKFQLNSEVVKVNGEKSVTSLTLRDTRTGAESELDATGLFVAIGHDPRSELVKGQVALDGEGYVRVTEPGTATDVAGVFAVGDLVDHTYRQAITAAGTGCRAAIDAERWLAEQGDITANTLDHADGPAAVRAN; encoded by the coding sequence ATGAGCACGCCAGTTCGCGACCTGATCATCGTCGGCTCAGGACCCGCCGGCTATACGGCGGCCGTCTACGCCGCCCGCGCGGAGCTCGCGCCGCTGGTCTTCGAGGGCACCCAGTTCGGTGGCGCCCTGATGACCACCACCGAGGTGGAGAACTTCCCCGGCTTCCGCGACGGCATCATGGGCCCCGACCTCATGGAGCAGATGCGCGACCAGGCCAAGCGTTTCGGCGCCGAGCTGCGCACCGAGGACGTCGACGCGATCGACCTGTCCGGCACCGTGAAGAAGGTCACCGTCGGTGACGAGACCTTCGAGGCCTACGCCGTGATCCTCGCGATGGGTTCGGCCGCGCGCTACCTGAACGTGCCGGGGGAGCAGGACCTGCTCGGCCGCGGTGTGAGCGCCTGCGCCACCTGCGACGGCTTCTTCTTCAAGGGCCAGGACATCGTCGTGGTCGGCGGCGGCGACTCCGCCATGGAGGAAGCGACCTTCCTCACCAAGTTCGCCGCGAGCGTCACCATCGTGCACCGCCGTGAGGAGTTCCGTGCGTCACGGATCATGCTCGAGCGCGCCAAGGCCAACGAGAAGATCAAGTTCCAGCTCAACTCCGAGGTCGTGAAGGTGAACGGCGAGAAGAGCGTCACCAGCCTCACCCTGCGCGACACCCGCACCGGCGCGGAATCCGAGCTCGACGCCACCGGCCTGTTCGTGGCCATCGGGCACGATCCGCGCAGCGAGCTCGTCAAGGGCCAGGTCGCCCTCGACGGCGAAGGCTATGTGCGGGTGACCGAACCGGGCACCGCCACCGATGTGGCGGGCGTGTTCGCCGTGGGCGACCTCGTCGACCACACCTACCGGCAGGCGATCACCGCCGCCGGCACCGGCTGCCGTGCGGCGATCGACGCCGAACGCTGGCTGGCCGAGCAGGGCGACATCACCGCCAACACGCTCGACCACGCCGACGGTCCGGCCGCTGTACGCGCCAACTGA
- the sigM gene encoding RNA polymerase sigma factor SigM: MENGSDKQLLAAHVRGEPHVFAELLRRHSDHLWQTALRTSYNREDAADCLQDALFSAHRTADSFRAESEVRSWLHAIVVNACLDRIRRNKTRRAVSVLPDTMPEAVDPHDAFAHYELSTVVSEALFTLPDEQRLALVMTEMEGRSVAETAAALGVAPGTIKSRCARARVRLQERLEFFRDPGNRT, encoded by the coding sequence CTGGAGAACGGCAGCGACAAGCAACTGCTCGCTGCCCACGTCCGTGGGGAACCGCACGTTTTCGCCGAATTGCTGCGCAGGCATTCCGACCATCTCTGGCAGACCGCGCTGCGCACGTCCTACAACCGCGAGGACGCCGCCGACTGCCTGCAGGACGCCCTGTTCTCGGCCCATCGCACCGCGGACTCGTTCCGCGCCGAATCCGAGGTGCGCAGCTGGCTGCACGCGATCGTGGTGAACGCGTGCCTGGACCGGATCCGGCGCAACAAGACCCGCCGCGCCGTCTCGGTCCTGCCCGACACCATGCCCGAGGCGGTCGACCCGCACGACGCGTTCGCGCACTACGAACTTTCCACTGTCGTGAGCGAGGCGTTGTTCACCCTCCCTGACGAACAGCGATTAGCCCTGGTCATGACCGAGATGGAGGGCCGTAGCGTCGCCGAAACGGCCGCTGCGCTCGGCGTGGCGCCGGGCACGATCAAGAGCCGATGCGCCCGAGCGCGCGTACGTTTGCAAGAACGTTTGGAATTTTTCCGGGATCCAGGGAACCGGACGTAG